The proteins below come from a single Mercenaria mercenaria strain notata chromosome 3, MADL_Memer_1, whole genome shotgun sequence genomic window:
- the LOC128555592 gene encoding uncharacterized protein LOC128555592 has product MASRYDYRFYCRYHQTYCGHFDGCGGLPGDTPEAFEAAIRHSDNRTVDENMRCIGCSTEIRVKSVSIIVPGEQISWYGGCSADASYKHHAIVKKVKNTSGTCITMELVEFDRKGFIENIYKTEKTFNLRNDTIFLVQYQHSKYTAGDIVSRAESMLPENSTDPCKFGIYNPETNNCEHFATWCVVGKRQSFQTLQANWFTCNIG; this is encoded by the coding sequence ATGGCTAGCAGATATGACTACAGATTTTACTGCAGATACCACCAAACATACTGTGGACACTTCGACGGCTGTGGCGGACTGCCTGGGGATACACCGGAAGCTTTTGAGGCAGCTATACGCCATTCTGATAATAGGACCGTTGATGAAAACATGAGGTGTATTGGTTGCTCGACAGAAATAAGGGTTAAAAGCGTATCTATAATTGTACCAGGAGAACAAATCTCCTGGTATGGAGGGTGTAGCGCAGATGCCTCTTATAAACATCATGCGATAGTGAAGAAAGTAAAGAACACGTCTGGAACGTGTATTACAATGGAGCTGGTAGAATTTGATAGAAAGggatttattgaaaatatttataaaacagaaAAGACTTTCAATCTCAGAAACGATACGATATTTCTTGTCCAGTACCAGCATTCAAAGTATACAGCAGGCGACATAGTGTCACGGGCAGAGTCTATGTTACCAGAAAACAGCACAGACCCATGCAAATTTGGCATTTATAACCCAGAAACAAATAATTGTGAACATTTCGCTACCTGGTGTGTTGTTGGGAAAAGACAAAGTTTCCAGACATTACAAGCGAATTGGTTTACATGCAatatagggtaa